GAAATGTGTCgactattatttttaaaaatagaaaatatccaAATGGTAGATGGGAAGTCTCGACGTAACAGTAAAATTATTATTTGTAATAAAAAAGTCACGAGTTAGAATTCTGAAAACAGTCTTTTGTAAAAAGTAagattgcgtacaatggatccttcttcAGGATTCCGTATAATAGATCCTTCCTCAGGATTTTGTACAATGGATCTTTCCTCATGTTCATGATCACGTCAGAATCCCTTATAACGGGAGCTTCGTGTAtcggattgtttttttttttaagaaaaaatatccAAATGGTCGACATGAAAGTAAGAATCTTACTAATTACCTCCTTCTTGAtctaatcttaattattttcactAATTAATCTCTACACTAATACAAAAGCTCTGCATTTAATTATGACATCTTTAGTCGCCTCTTAATGTTCATATGGGCCGGGGTTCGATCCAGCCGGACCGGACCCAACACCGTCACGTGGGCGCTCCGTTAGAATCTCCACACATGTTACCCGCGTCCTGACCCGGCCATTAAAAGTTTGTTTCTCGTGCGGGCCCTACCTCGGCGCCCTGTCCCCCGCTGTCTCCCGGGGGACCCGACGATTTACCTCATCGAGTACGTCAAACCGACGCCTTGTTGACCTTCGTTCTCTATGCTACCCTATTCTGGTGTTACTCGCATTTGGAATGGCCTATTTGGTGTGGGTCCCTGGGATTCTAGCCAATGAGTTCGAGCGTGGGTGTGTTTGTTGGTTCCCTAGAGATTTCCGAGTTAAAAAATGCTCGAGATCCAAGCTTCCCTTCTTATAATTGGTTTGCGAGAGTAGCGATCGAAGCCGAAGCAGCAAAtttgagaggagaagagaagagaagaggaggattTAGAGATCAGAGACTGCGGCGGAGTGTTCGTCGGTGAAATGGCGAGTGGATTGGGGTTGGAGGAGACGGAGCTGCGTCTGGGACTGGGCTGGCCCTGCGGGGGCGGCAGCGGCGGCGGAGGGGAAGGCGAGGGCGCGAAGAAGAGGGGATTCGAGGAGACCATTGATCTGAAGCTTCAGCTTCAGACTCCGACGGAGACGAAGGAATCGGCGGCGGCCGTGCAATCTGCCGACAATATGATGAAGAAGACGCCGAGCCTTGTGAACATTGCGTCTTGTGGCGGTTGCGTCGACCCGGAAAAGCCGCCTGCTTCCAAGTACGTTTGGTTCTCCGTCGATTAGCATAATTAATGTTTTTTTCGCCCAATCAATTAATGTGTGCTTTTTGGAATATGATTTGCTGCatttttttatgttttgattCGAATCATTTAGCATTTTCTTAGAATTATTTATATCATCTCTTGGAGTTGGAGATTTGTCTCATGCCTGCGCACAAATCCTCATTTATAGGAATTTGTTGGCGTTTTTTTCCTTTGGATGaaagaaatttccttttcttttcagaTGTCTTTGCTCGAGGAAGAAACTTTATATCATTCTAGCAAACATGTTGTCAGCGTATTCTAACTTTACTAACAACAAGGTTTATTTCTAAATTCACACATAATTAGTTGGGGATGGATTTTTGGTTGCATGCGTTCACTTCAAATAGAAAGTTGGCGAACCTAATATCTTAAACAAAAGTTTTATCTTAGATATAAACAAAATTTTATGTTCTTGGTTTTCAGTAGCAAATTCACAGATATTTGATATGTATGATCACCAAAATTTTACTTCAGTTTGGATCTAACATTATGAGAATATATTTATGCGCCAGGGCACAGGTTGTGGGTTGGCCACCAGTGAGATCCTTCAGGAAGAACATCCTCTCTGTTCACTCTGAGAAGCGGGCCGGCAACAACAAAGATGACAGCGAAAAGCTTGGCAACTCTCCGGCAGCCTTTGTGAAGGTGAGCATGGATGGTGCTCCGTACCTGCGCAAGGTGGACCTAAAGATGTACAAGAGCTACCAAGAGCTTTCCATGGCCTTGCAGAAGATGTTCAGCTCCTTCAGCACCAGCACTGGTATGCATGCATGCAGTAGGGTACGCCTTAATTATCTTAATTGAGCAATCACCATCAAGGAGTTTTTAACTTGGGACAAGCCATGTGAGAGGAGTGCACATTGTGCCCCACATGAGATGGTTCAGGAATCTGTTTAATTGGTGGCTAACTCTGTAGCCATAACAGCGCACAGAATCATGTAGGCCAACTCATGTTTGGTACTCTCCCAATACTTTGCTGTTTGCCATGATTGGACTTAGCCCTGTGGCTATAATATTTTCTTGCTCGACGACCCTCTTACTTTAGAGTTGTGTGCTGAAACTTCATGGTAGATGCATCATCCTCATTTAGGTTAAGTATCTATAGTTACTTGGATGATCTGTGatcagtaatatatatatatatatatcagagaACTGCAGAATAAATAATGGGTTGGTTCTGGTCCTAATTGGTTCACTATAATCTAAAAAGCTAAAACTTTAATAGAGGATCCAATGTATTTGTTCATAATTTTCTGAGACCAATCTCACGGTCAATGCATTTTGTGTGTCTGAAAACCAGTTGagttaaatcaaaattttgatattcTGGCAATGTATCAGAAAACAGTGGTTCTCAGGGAATGAGTGGGAGGGACTACGTGAATGAGAGCAAGGTGATGGATCTGCTGAATGGATCTGAGTATGTACCAACCTATGAGGACAAGGATGGAGATTGGATGCTTGTCGGTGATGTTCCATGGGAGTAAGTTTCTTTCACCAACTTTCACATTGCATTTGAGAAATTCACACCGACATTTACTTAATCTCGAAACATTATGATCCAGGATGTTTGTTGACTCGTGCAAACGTTTACGTATCATGAAGGGATCAGAAGCCATTGGAATTGGTCAGTATATTTCTTATAAGTTTCCAAACACATTCAATATATCAGAGGAACTGAATTTTGTTCTCTCCTATTGCAGCACCAAGAGCCATGGAGAAGCGCAAGAACAGAAGCTAAAGATTTGCTCCACCAAGTAAAATGACAAAAGGCAAATTTCCCTCTGGATTTGGATCAAGACATCTGCATGCGTGCTTACATATTTCTCAAGTATAATCAAGACTGTTCATTATGTTTTTATTATCAAACTAGTTTGTTCATCACCTTTATGTATGGACAGCAAGAAATGCTACTTCAACATTGCTGCTTCTGTGTGCCTTCTAGTTAATGGTGTTGGCTTGcttaattaatcaataaattgtTCCACTTATTACCAGACAATTAGTGTATTGTTTATTGCCACAATTAAAATAGGGAAACATGATGAGATTCTTGGTGCTTGGTTCTCTTTTAATATTGCAAGCCCAACTGGAAGTGGGGGCAAAGTACTGATGAAGCAATTAATAATATAGCATAGAGTTTGATGCTGAGAAGCTTCTGAAGGGAAGGGAGCACATCATATATCTGCTTAAATTAGGGAGTGAAAATAATTAAGATGACAAAAGAACCATTGATTACACTGTCCCTAAGAATCAAATTAGATAGGAAGTTCAATAATGATGAATATTACATACAGCTCAGAGATGGAATTTATAAAGCATTAATGCCTTGTTGATCATGAATTGGCAGTTGGATCTGTTCATAAATGATCAGATTTGTTTCAAGATCTCCTGTGAAGTGAATTAGAGGTGAAGGTATCTGTGGATCTCTCTTGGAGCTCCCGTGAAGAGTGTGCACTCGGTATGAAGAATGGGTGCACATGATGTCGAAAACGAATGCACATAGACATGGTGCTTAAATGGGAACAGACAGCCCCCACGAGCTAGCTGAGATTGTAAATAGTGTTGAATTATAAAGTGATGTTTCTAGAAGACTAAATTAATTTTAGTCTACTGCTGGGTTTCAAGAAATGTTTATGGGTTCGTACTCTTTGGGTGGTTTTAATGCATTGTTGTTTTTCaagaaaatttatttcaaattagttGATAGGTGTGAGTCTTTAAATACCTTTGTAATAGTTGTTAAAATTATCTTCTAGTTGTTTTACATTTCTTGTAATAATAAATCTTGTTGGCCAGAATCTGACCAGCTAGAAATGAATTGTAATttatgcatgtaattaatatataaatgtgaCATTACTAAAATATCCTTGATAATGACTTACAAAATATATTCTAGTTGGCCAGATTCTAGTCATTTAGTACTACCCTTCTTGTAATTCCTTGAAGTATCTTCATATCAAAAGAGTTTCCTTCACGGTTAGTTACTTGGATCTTCTTGGAGTGTCGGAGTTTCATCTGTTCTGGTTTtctttacatggtatcagagctccaATTATTTTCGTGAGGAAGATTAATCACTGTCTTCGGAAAATGTCGCAGCGAATGCAGAAGCGTTTAAGAAATAGAAACAACAAAATGCCAAGGCAGAATTTGTTTTGAAGAGATTCATTTCTCATGGAATATTTGAGCATATAATCGGATATGGGGTTGCTCGTGAAATTTGGCAAACTCTTGATCAATTGTTCAATAAGAGGAATAAGGCTCAGCTGCAAATGCTCGAAAACGAATTGGCGGTTGTGAAGCAAGATGGTATCTAGATTTCTGAATATTTTcttaaagtaaaaaaatttacgttcaaaaatttctcttctaaatccTGAAGAGCGAATCTCGGAAGTAAGAAAAAAGTGATATATTATCCGTGGTCTTCAGCCTGAGTATACTTAGTTTAGCACTTCGATTCAAGGATGGACTCAACAACCATCACTAGAAGAACTTGAAAATCTTCTCTCGTCACAGGAGTCGTTGGCCAAGCAAATGGTTACAACGAACATTAAGGATGAGTCGAAGAGTGTCTTGTTTATTAAAAAGGGGAGTTTTTATAAAAGCAAAGGTAAGATGGAAGAAGGTATTCTAGAGTATTCTAAAGCATCTAAGAAGACGTTTAAATGTTACAAGTGCGGCAAACTCGGTCATATTAGAAAGAATTGTCGAGTTAAATTGAAGTTAGAAAATTACGCAAATATGACCGATGTGGCCGAGAAGTCTGAACAGCCAAAGGAAGATGATTGGAAGAATTGCTTTCTTACTGATATTGTTGATGGAAAAACTCAACGGGAAACATGCTTAATGGCTAAAGGAGCTTCTCACACGAAGCATTCAACCAACAATGAATGGATTGTGGATTCTGGTTGCGGTCATCATCTTACCGGAGACAAATCAATTTTTTCATGCTCTCGGTTACATGATAGCGACAACGGTATTATCACCGCTGATAATACGGTTCATAAATTTCAGAAAGAACACACCGTTGTCATCGACAATAATCGTGGAGAATCAATCACGCTAAATGTATATGTCACGTACCGGGGATACAAAAGAATCTTTTCTTAGTCGCAAATTTGGTGGATGCTGAAAATTTTGTGCTCTTTGGACCACGCGATGTGAAGTTTCTTTGGAACGTCAAATAAATTTAAGCCGATGTTGTTCATATTGGTACGCGTATTAATGATTTATTTGTTCTATCTGCATCAAGTTCATACATTGAGAAGATGAATACAAATGATACTACCTCTTTGTGGCATGCGAGGCTTGGTCATCCAAACATGACTAAGCTGAAGGTTATGATTCAGGAAAAAATGGTTGATGGTTTGCCCGATTTATCAAAGTTTGAGGATGAAAGAATTTGTGAAGACTGTCAGTTTGGAAAGGCACACAGACTTTCTTTCAAGAGCTCAAATTCATGATGTACAGCTCCTTTGGAACGAATCCACGGTGAGTTGATGGATCCTACTCGAACCACTTCTTATTCTGGATCTAACTATATGTTGCTATTTGTGGATGATGATTATACATGGTTCATATGGGTTTATTTTGTAAAACACAAATCAAAGGTATTTTCAAGATTTCTTGTCTAGGAAATTATGGAAGGGAAATTGTGTAGAAAGATCAAGATTTTGCAGATAGATAATGGAGGGGAATTCTGTTCAAATGAATTTTTCTCATTTTGTCGAAAAATGGCATTAAAAGAGAAATGTCTTGTCCGGAGACGCCACAGCCAAATGGTGTGGCTGAGCAAAAAATTAGAAATCTTGTGGAGACCTGCAAATGTTGGTTGCATGCAAAGAATTTGCCCAAAGCATTGTGGGCAAAGGGCATGAAATGTGCAACTTATGTGATTAACCGAGTGCCACTTAGTTCGACAAATAATAAGGCACCTTATGAATTGCTCTTTGGTGTTAAACCAAATGTAGAGTATCATCGAGTCTTTGGTTTAATATGCTATATTCATGTGTCTGATTCTCAAAAGAGTAAGTTGGATGCTAAGGCAATTAAAAGCATTTTTGCCGATTAAGAAAGGGTTGACGGTGTATGGATCCTACGTCTAATAAATGTATTGTATCTTGTGATGTTATCTTTGATGTGATCTCTTCCCATGATTCTAAAAATGCCTATAAGGAAGAAAATGATACAATAACTTTGTCATTGTCCAATTTCTCATAAGATTTGTCCGAAGAAAATCAAGGGGAAAGGGAGAACTTGTGTTCTATCCAAAATTATGGTTCTCAGGAGGAGACAATCAGCCAATGTCCGAGACGAAATGTTGTGCGGCCATCTCATTATAGAGATGATAATTTTGTCACAAAATTTTCTTGCTTCTTTGCGAATCCTATTGAcgatgaagaaccatcttcttatGATGAAGCTAAAGGAGTGAAAGAATGGGAAGCTGCTATGAAGGAAGAAATGGATGCCCTGTAGAGAAATCAAACGTGGGACTTGGTTCCAAAATCTCCTGAAGTGCAACTTGTTTAATGCAAATGGGTCTTTCGAATAAAAAGAAAGGATGACGAGAGCATAGATCGATTCAAAGCAAGGCTAATAGCTTGAAGTTTCTCTAAAAAATACGGGGAAGATTACGAAGAAACATTTAGCCCCGTGGCGAAGATGAGTTCAATACATACTGTTCTATCATTAGCGGCTAGCCTTGGTTGGAAATTGTGGCAGTTGGACATGAAAAATACTTTCTTATATGGAGAGCTTGATAGACATATTTACCGCTTGGATTTGTGTCTGAGTATCATCCGGATTTTGTGTACGTTGAAGAAAACcctttatggattaaagcaagctccaCGAGCATGGTATAGAAAAATTGCAGAATATTTAAGATTCTGCGGTTACACAACTTCTAAAGCGGATTTAAGTCTCTTTATCAAAAAACATCAAGGACTTATGGTTGTCAttctattgtatgtggatgacataattCTAACGGACAACAATTATGCAGAGGTCATTAGCCTTCAAGAAGAACTTTTGTTGCGTTTTGATATGAAGAAACTAGGGGAGCTTAGTAATTTTCTTGGGCTTCAAATTGAAAATCTGGATAAGACAATTTTTGCGTCTCAGTTCAGCTATACTAAACGGCTTGTCAAGAAGTTTGGTTTTATTGATGGAAAGTAGAGTACAAAGCCTCTGCTCATGCTGCTCAAGAGTGTATGTGGCTTCGTAGACTCTTTGAGAATCTACACGTGCCCATTGATCAACCCATTCCTATTCATGGAGATAATCTTAGTGTAATCAAGCTTACATCTAATTCTGTCTTCCACACGAGGACGAAACATATTGAACTTGAGCATCATTTCATTCGTGAGAAAGTGCTTGACAAGATTATTGATATGATCACAGTTAAAAGTGAAGACAATATTGccgatatttttacaaaatcacTTTCAAAGGGTGCATTCGACGATCTGTGATCAAAGCTGGGTTTAGTTCTGAGAACATCACTTTAATGGGGAGTGTTAAATTATAAAGTGATGTTTCTAGTagactaaaataattttagtctACTGCTGGGTTTCAAGAAATATTTATGGGTTCATACTTTTTGGGTGGTTTTAATGCATTATTACTTTTCaagaaaatttatttcaaattagttGATAGGTGTGAGTCTTTAGATAACTTTGTAATGATTGTTAAAATTATCTTCCAGTTGCTTTATATTTCCTGTAATTCCTTGAAGTATCTTCACATTAAGAGAGTTTCCTTCACAGTTAGTCACTTCGATCTTCTTGGAGTGTCGGAGTTTCATCTGTTATGGTTTTCTTTACAAGTGACAGGGTTGATGTCCCATAAGGTCTAGGGGTCAATTCTCGAGGTTGGCGGGGCATAAATCCATGTAACCCGTGGAAAATTCACTTCACCTGCCACTTGCCTTTTTAATTACTGTGATTTACCTTCTCTATTTTACTCTTTGGGCGAGCTAGCGAGGGCGCTGGGGgcaaacgtattcaccttttgctcTTAAAATGGGCGCGCACACTCTTCAATACATATAGGCCCACACCCTAGTAGACTAAACACCAACATGGGAATAAATATTGAATATCGACCATAATGGATCTTCATGCTAaactattttatataaattttttaattattttttaaacaaattcaattaattcaatattaactaaaataattaatttgtaatttaattcaattaattaatattaaataatttttaattaatttaattactcACCCTTAGTGACAAAACCGGTTAaatgaaaatcaaataaatcaaggtggcgtttggtttgtgggtttgggaatgagggaatggattcattctcaaatcttgtgtttggttaatgagaatagaatcaagattttggaatgaaatccaaaaatttggatatggatgaaactcacccctcccttgggtttttgATGGAATAGAAATGTGAATTAAATTTTAGACAAAAAtatccttagtatatttgttcaattttttttaatttcacacacactctctcatcatattttctctctccttattttatcatcatattttctctctccttattttatcatcatattttttctctcaagatactttctctctccttattctctctctatattctcttccatcatacactctctctccttattttctctctcttcattctcttctatcacactttctacttattttttcagcatactttctctctcatcgtactttctctctcatcatactttctttctcctcaatctctcttagcatactctctcctcattttctatcatcacactttctctctctttattctctctcatcacacactctctctttattttctctaatcacactttttctctcagcacacactctctcatcatattttctctctctccaATCTCACATTTTCTCTCataacactttctctctctttatttttccccatcattctttctctctcaaccaactttctctctcatcatactttctctctcctcactttttcattttctctctcttttttttttccataactctttctctctcagcatactttctctctcctcagtctctcattttctctcatcatactttctctttctttgtttttttcccaacccactttctctctcaacccacttgctctctcctcactctttcattttctctcataatacattctctctcttcattttttcccctgACTCTTTCTCTGTCAGCACACTTTCTCTGTCAGcactctcctcattttctttgatcatactttctctcttttcatttttttccaacacactttctctctcatcattttctcttaTTATATgtttctcacattcaactttctctcctatttaattttttttctcttattttcctgtaagaataaaaaagaaaatttaggttcattccgattgaaaatatttaattaactaaatatcatttttaagaatgatatccaAGTTCATATTCATTCATATTCCCATTCCGATTCATAGGAGAGAACAAAACTACCCTAAATGTTTTTAACTCCAGTGATAAAATGTCTTGCTTTTGTGACAGACACCCGCAGTTCTTACCACCTCCAAATTGTTGACTAGCATGGGGCCCTGGTCATGTTCTTATTATATGCAGGTGCCTTTATGCGTGCGACGTTGTGTTGTTCGTGTAATACTCATCCGATTAATCCGAGTCCTCTCACCGTTCCACCGATTACGGTAAGCTCACCCTTGAAGCTGTGGCTTAATGGGACTCCACTCCACGTGGTGGTGAACTAGTGATGGCGCCGCCAATAGAGAAGGGAGGTGCTGTAAATAGCATAACGGAGCTCAACGTCGTCCAGAGAAGGGGCGGCGACCGCCGTGGAAGAGGAGGCTGAGGCGAAGGAAGCAATCGCAGCCATCGCAGGTCGAAACGAAGAGGTACGAGGTTCCAATGGCATTTGTTTCTTTCCCTTTTGGTTCTCTCTTCGTTGGGTTTCGAGGCCTCTGCTAAATTCTGTCGTTTGATCTCCCGTTCGTTGTTTGAATCCGCCCCAATCCTGTTAGGGTAGACGTTTGGAGATTTGAGTGACCATTTGATGGGTAATTTGGCTGGAGCTCTTGTTCATCGCTGAATTGTTTCTTTTTTTCCTTCTAGATTTGACTTTGTGATTGAATTTAAGACGGATTATGTTCTAATTTTCTTCTATTTCGCGAGATTTGATTTTGTGATTGAAATACATCCTGCGTCTGTCTCATTTTCTTGGTTTGGATAGTTCTTGTTACGCGATTGATCTCACGGGCACTATTTGCGCGAATGCATATCGTCTAAATGTGCAGTGCAAACAATACAGGTCTTCCCTTGGTGCATGATTCATCAGGTCTCTGTGATGGATTTGATTTTCCATGAAATGACTAATTGATTTTAGCCATGACAGTGAAAGCAAAAGATAAAAGAAAGAATTGGAGGGAAGCATCTTCCTTAGTAGATGAGAGCTTGTTCAACGTATTATATTTCTAATACCGTCTTAAAAATTACTGCTTTCATTGAATTCTTTGTGGAACTTACTCTCTAATCGATTTTGCTCTTGGTATTGCTTATTTCCTGGATCATTTTTTTCATGGTAATTTCATGTTAAAATCTCCCTTTACTAATTCTGGGAACATATTGCTTTTCCTTGAATAAAATTTTCCATGGATAACTGGTCTCTTCTGAAAGTGTGTACAAAAGTACATTTAGATCTTTTAATGTAAGACTGCATGATCACCACCTTTTTTGGATTGTATGCTATTGAAAACTCTGTAACCAATGTACTTGCGCATGAGAGTAAAATTGTGCTAAAAGGAAGATGTACATGATTTTTTCCCCCTATCAAACAATGGCTCACTGAAAACTAATATGAAAAGGACAACTTAATAGGAAATGTTAACAGATGTCAATACAAGATAGGAAAAGTAGCGCTTGATCCTAGACACATAGTATTTAATCGCAAGGGATCAGCAAATATGCATGCCCCTCAAAAATTAATCATAAGCCAGAAGCATCGAAGCATGATAATGTTGGAAATGCAAGACATAGTTACACTGTTCCTCAACcattttctcttgcaactgaaGATCGTCATGGTTCTACTGATGAAGCAACTGCCAGCAAAGAAAAGCATGGGGGAGCAGACAATTCACATTTGCAACCTGACATGAAAGTAGACCAGACTGTCACTGGCTATCGCTACTCTGTTGCTCCTGtgtatcccttttttttttttaaatttctgacTACATGATTTTATAGATCCTCTATTAGTTTTTCCTCAACTATTTATTAGTCATGCAGCTTCTGTCAAAACATGTAAAGGAAGAACAACTGTCGCTACTGCTCCTACTTTCAGATGCATTGAACCTGCAGAAAAGCGAAAAGAAGTACTGTATTTTCTCTATTAAGGCATTTTTTGTTGTTATCATAAAGCTTAAATCCACATAATATCATGGTTGTCATTTTTTCTCTACTGCATTTTCTCTATTAAGGCTTTTTTTTCTTCAGTTCTACACTAAATTAGAACAGAAACATCATTCTATGGAAGCAGAGAAAATGCAATTCGAAGCTAGGATGAGGGTATGCTTTCACATTATATATAGGATATTTGTCATGGTTCACGAGAATTTGTACTTTGTTATTTGTTGCATTTATCTTG
This window of the Zingiber officinale cultivar Zhangliang chromosome 3B, Zo_v1.1, whole genome shotgun sequence genome carries:
- the LOC122055403 gene encoding auxin-responsive protein IAA30-like → MASGLGLEETELRLGLGWPCGGGSGGGGEGEGAKKRGFEETIDLKLQLQTPTETKESAAAVQSADNMMKKTPSLVNIASCGGCVDPEKPPASKAQVVGWPPVRSFRKNILSVHSEKRAGNNKDDSEKLGNSPAAFVKVSMDGAPYLRKVDLKMYKSYQELSMALQKMFSSFSTSTENSGSQGMSGRDYVNESKVMDLLNGSEYVPTYEDKDGDWMLVGDVPWEMFVDSCKRLRIMKGSEAIGIAPRAMEKRKNRS
- the LOC121967937 gene encoding protein WVD2-like 1; its protein translation is MAPPIEKGGAVNSITELNVVQRRGGDRHRHGSTDEATASKEKHGGADNSHLQPDMKVDQTVTGYRYSVAPLLSKHVKEEQLSLLLLLSDALNLQKSEKKYCIFSIKFYTKLEQKHHSMEAEKMQFEARMREEQEEALKEFRKNLNFKANPVLRF